Proteins from a genomic interval of Stenotrophomonas maltophilia R551-3:
- a CDS encoding c-type cytochrome encodes MKRSRKRSRLLLGSAIVVVLLAGAGTLAYRHLYPDLDAAVASTIDILDAQGTVVGQYHAPSAEEIAGLGNAGSVMLGRRLLNETARLLPDNVGNDLNCNSCHMAEGKRPFGNHYFNTGGGAYPRYMPRPGKVIGLTERINGCLQRSMNGKPLAKDAPEMRAMLEYMTWLNRPVPEGARVAAPSEGPIDSSLTPDPIRGQALYAAQCASCHGDNGEGRRDASGDIAFPPLWGDHSFNIGAGMARLYKAAGFVKHNMPPAVTREPPLGQQVMPDQDAVDIASYFINQPRPDFANKAKDWPRDPKPKDARY; translated from the coding sequence ATGAAGCGTTCGCGCAAACGTTCCCGCCTGCTGCTCGGCAGTGCGATCGTTGTCGTGCTGCTGGCCGGTGCCGGCACCCTCGCCTATCGCCATCTGTACCCGGACCTGGATGCCGCCGTGGCCAGCACGATCGACATTCTCGATGCGCAGGGCACGGTGGTCGGCCAGTACCACGCCCCCAGTGCCGAAGAAATTGCCGGGCTGGGCAATGCCGGGTCGGTGATGCTCGGCCGCCGCCTCCTCAACGAGACCGCGCGGCTGCTGCCGGACAACGTCGGCAACGATCTGAACTGCAATTCGTGCCACATGGCCGAGGGCAAGCGGCCGTTCGGCAACCACTACTTCAACACGGGTGGTGGTGCCTACCCACGCTACATGCCACGGCCGGGCAAGGTGATCGGGCTGACCGAGCGCATCAACGGCTGCCTGCAGCGCTCGATGAACGGCAAGCCGCTGGCCAAGGACGCGCCGGAAATGCGCGCCATGCTGGAATACATGACCTGGTTGAACCGCCCCGTTCCCGAAGGCGCGCGCGTGGCGGCACCCAGCGAAGGGCCGATCGACAGCTCACTGACACCTGATCCGATCCGCGGCCAGGCGCTGTACGCCGCGCAATGCGCCTCCTGTCATGGTGACAACGGCGAAGGCCGACGTGATGCCAGCGGTGATATCGCCTTCCCGCCGCTGTGGGGTGACCACAGCTTCAACATCGGCGCCGGCATGGCGCGCCTGTACAAGGCCGCCGGTTTCGTCAAGCACAACATGCCACCGGCGGTGACCCGCGAGCCCCCGCTGGGGCAGCAGGTGATGCCCGACCAGGATGCGGTGGACATCGCCAGCTACTTCATCAACCAGCCGCGTCCGGATTTCGCCAACAAGGCCAAGGACTGGCCGCGTGACCCGAAACCCAAGGACGCGCGCTACTGA
- a CDS encoding phosphocholine-specific phospholipase C — protein MTDIGRRRLLQAGAAAGLSPLLPSIARAAAIAPAAQTRSLEDLQHIVVFMQENRSFDHYFGTLPGVRGFGDRFVAPAAALQAGGRARSLWLQPDASGQRAIAPFPLDTAAHFGYMRVEGTPHTWPDAQRAWDHGRMGQWPKSKQNHSMGYFQRSDLPFQFALADAFTICDAYHCAMQAGTNPNRVFLWTGHNDAAARAGGPVIANSHDNFPEHGGHPASYRWSSYVERLQKAGVSWQIYQDMADNFTDNPLAGFESFRQAYRAAPGHDPQLRARGVSTRGLAQLRQDVVDGRLPQVSFIIADAAGSEHPGPSSPAHGAAYTARVLDALTADPEVWSRTALLLMFDENDGFFDHMPPPAPPSPENGGWAGASSVSTEGEYHRHPAPGDEKYDAAELRGRPYGLGPRVPLYVISPWSRGGWVDSQVYDHTSVIRLIEHRFGVAAPDISPWRRAVCGDLSNAFDFAQRDTRPFVRGLPDVSAVAARAAALPGRTVPALPEGLKPAKQESGVRPARALPYRPQASIAAIGASGVDLTLSCDGAAAVLHVYDRLRLGAVPRRYTLVPGTPLRERWALDAHGRYDLWLLGPNGFHRHFQGAANGPVVQASVERADGQLRLRLRNLSDAAQQLRVHAGAYAGHMPEQTLALPAHAETALAWDATPTAGWYDLQVGAGESMLRLAGRAEDGRPGTSDPAMGSEPLRFEHD, from the coding sequence GTGACCGATATCGGCCGACGCCGGTTGTTGCAGGCCGGCGCTGCCGCCGGCCTTTCCCCGCTGCTGCCCAGCATCGCCCGGGCCGCAGCGATCGCCCCCGCCGCGCAGACGCGCAGCCTCGAAGACCTGCAGCACATCGTGGTGTTCATGCAGGAGAACCGTTCGTTCGACCACTACTTCGGCACGCTGCCGGGGGTACGTGGCTTCGGCGACCGCTTCGTGGCCCCGGCCGCTGCGCTGCAGGCCGGTGGCCGCGCGCGCAGCCTGTGGCTGCAGCCCGATGCCAGCGGCCAGCGCGCGATCGCACCGTTCCCGCTGGATACCGCTGCGCACTTCGGCTACATGCGGGTGGAAGGCACGCCGCATACCTGGCCCGATGCACAGCGCGCCTGGGACCATGGACGCATGGGGCAATGGCCGAAATCCAAGCAGAACCACTCGATGGGCTACTTCCAGCGCAGCGACCTGCCCTTCCAGTTTGCCCTGGCCGATGCCTTCACGATCTGCGACGCCTACCACTGCGCGATGCAGGCCGGGACCAACCCGAACCGGGTGTTCCTGTGGACGGGCCACAACGATGCGGCCGCGCGCGCCGGTGGCCCGGTGATCGCCAACTCGCACGACAACTTCCCGGAACATGGCGGGCATCCGGCGTCGTACCGATGGAGCAGCTATGTCGAACGCCTGCAGAAGGCCGGGGTGTCCTGGCAGATCTACCAGGACATGGCTGACAACTTCACCGACAACCCACTGGCCGGCTTCGAGTCTTTCCGCCAGGCCTACCGTGCTGCGCCGGGGCATGACCCGCAGCTGCGCGCGCGTGGGGTCAGCACGCGTGGGCTGGCACAACTGCGCCAGGACGTGGTCGATGGGCGCCTGCCGCAGGTCAGCTTCATCATCGCCGACGCGGCCGGCAGCGAGCATCCCGGCCCTTCCAGCCCGGCCCACGGCGCGGCCTATACCGCTCGCGTGCTGGATGCACTGACCGCCGATCCGGAGGTCTGGAGCCGCACCGCCCTGCTGCTGATGTTCGACGAGAACGACGGCTTCTTCGACCACATGCCGCCACCGGCACCACCTTCACCGGAAAACGGTGGCTGGGCGGGTGCGTCTTCGGTCAGCACCGAGGGCGAGTACCACCGCCATCCGGCACCGGGGGATGAGAAGTACGACGCCGCCGAGCTACGCGGACGCCCCTACGGACTGGGCCCGCGCGTGCCGCTGTACGTGATCTCGCCCTGGAGCCGGGGTGGCTGGGTCGATTCGCAGGTGTACGACCACACCTCGGTCATACGCCTGATCGAACACCGCTTCGGCGTGGCCGCACCGGACATCTCGCCGTGGCGCCGCGCGGTCTGCGGTGACCTCAGCAATGCCTTCGACTTCGCCCAGCGTGATACCCGCCCGTTCGTACGCGGCCTTCCCGACGTGAGCGCCGTTGCCGCACGTGCTGCCGCCCTGCCGGGACGCACCGTGCCGGCATTGCCGGAGGGACTGAAGCCGGCGAAACAGGAAAGCGGCGTACGCCCGGCGCGTGCCCTGCCCTACCGGCCGCAGGCATCGATTGCTGCGATCGGCGCATCGGGCGTGGATCTGACGCTGTCCTGCGATGGTGCAGCGGCGGTGCTGCATGTCTACGACCGGCTGCGGCTGGGAGCGGTACCACGCCGCTACACGCTGGTACCGGGCACGCCGCTGCGCGAACGCTGGGCGCTGGACGCCCATGGCCGCTATGACCTGTGGCTGCTGGGCCCGAACGGCTTCCACCGTCACTTCCAGGGCGCTGCCAACGGGCCCGTCGTGCAGGCGTCGGTCGAGCGCGCCGACGGCCAGCTGCGGCTGCGCCTGCGCAATCTCAGCGATGCCGCACAGCAGCTGCGCGTGCATGCAGGCGCCTATGCCGGGCACATGCCGGAACAGACGCTGGCGCTGCCGGCGCATGCAGAGACCGCGTTGGCGTGGGACGCGACACCCACTGCAGGCTGGTATGACCTGCAGGTCGGCGCGGGTGAGAGCATGCTGCGTCTGGCCGGGCGCGCAGAGGATGGTCGCCCCGGCACCAGCGACCCGGCGATGGGCAGCGAGCCATTGCGGTTCGAGCACGATTGA
- a CDS encoding TonB-dependent receptor domain-containing protein, with the protein MRTIARFPRVSLLALLIAPALDALAEAPQGDAAESRSSDARTLDQVQVIGQATSYAKTSVRAETLNRQTVMSSVNDALNEVPGVVVSEADATGSSVWGTQISMRGFVTNRDTQQIGTTIDGLPNGGSGYGGGSLANRYIDTLDLETVEVSQGTADISSRSNEALGGTLNFLTSDPLQDSRLRFVVGAGDNEARKYYVRYDTGLLGGHTRAWVSASSARVHDWIDGSGKTSNDHIAGKFITELDRWTLTGYLSYNDADEPEYTSVSPKGFATNPDRDNLVGTLTGIPYLDQNYRSGSRALRENTFGYLRAAFDGGNGFKASVAAYGHRMEGRGDWLPPYLAQVSDDGAGRPESEYIGGKTVYGGSNRGQIFFVNPDGSAAQRLASCTPRLGFTAGYDPNCYAGNVLGAQSYRHTHYDNNRKGVTADVEWRQTFGAVDNTIRGGLWVEKLDRSARRDWHRLLNVGQDIAFDHQPYWVQFEDKYKVDEQMYYVEDVARFGPFSARLGVKQFFVDQSRRRVIGANEHVKSDSKSDPLLSTGFTWAPGVEGMELFAGFSQNFAAIPSGVLGETDPQRFRNVEPETADNIEVGMRISRWPLTASVTLYNIKFDNRIVYLPAGFVSGIDYLGETDGVYENFGGVESNGLEAAFGYGWDNGWRLNAAYTYNRSKYLGSGDAARDTQLGIVDGAKVIGQPEQTLVLSADWQGENWNFGLSGRYLGTRYLDAANVNKLPSATVFNANIGFDLQGLSPRLKGMGANLVVSNLTDKRYLAGVDGRDNAFIGAPRTVGISFRVDL; encoded by the coding sequence ATGCGAACGATTGCGCGCTTTCCCCGTGTCTCCCTGCTTGCCCTGCTGATCGCCCCCGCACTGGATGCCCTGGCCGAAGCACCGCAGGGCGACGCGGCCGAATCGCGCAGCAGCGATGCCCGTACCCTGGACCAGGTGCAGGTGATTGGCCAGGCCACCAGCTACGCCAAGACCTCGGTACGTGCGGAAACGTTGAACCGGCAGACCGTGATGAGCAGCGTCAACGACGCACTCAATGAAGTACCCGGGGTGGTGGTCAGTGAAGCCGACGCCACCGGTTCGTCGGTGTGGGGCACGCAGATCAGCATGCGCGGTTTCGTCACCAATCGCGATACGCAGCAGATCGGCACCACCATCGATGGCCTGCCCAATGGCGGCTCGGGCTACGGCGGCGGCTCGCTGGCCAACCGCTACATCGACACCCTCGATCTGGAAACGGTGGAAGTCAGCCAGGGCACCGCCGACATCTCCTCGCGCTCGAACGAGGCCCTCGGCGGCACCCTCAACTTCCTCACCAGCGATCCGCTGCAGGACAGCCGCCTGCGTTTCGTGGTGGGCGCCGGTGACAACGAGGCCCGCAAGTACTACGTGCGCTACGACACCGGCCTGCTTGGTGGCCATACCCGCGCCTGGGTCAGCGCTTCCTCCGCGCGCGTGCACGACTGGATCGACGGCAGCGGCAAGACCAGCAACGACCACATCGCCGGCAAGTTCATCACCGAACTGGACCGTTGGACCCTGACCGGCTACCTGTCCTACAACGATGCCGACGAGCCGGAGTACACCAGCGTCTCGCCGAAGGGCTTCGCCACCAACCCGGACCGCGACAACCTGGTCGGCACCCTCACCGGCATTCCGTACCTGGACCAGAACTACCGTTCCGGCTCGCGTGCGCTGCGCGAGAACACCTTCGGCTACCTGCGCGCGGCCTTCGACGGCGGCAACGGCTTCAAGGCCTCGGTGGCGGCTTACGGGCACCGCATGGAGGGTCGTGGCGACTGGCTGCCACCCTACCTGGCCCAGGTCAGCGATGATGGTGCCGGTCGCCCGGAGTCGGAGTACATCGGTGGAAAGACCGTGTACGGCGGCAGCAACCGCGGCCAGATCTTCTTCGTCAATCCCGATGGCAGCGCCGCACAGCGCCTGGCCAGCTGCACCCCACGGCTGGGCTTCACTGCCGGGTACGACCCGAACTGCTACGCCGGCAACGTGCTGGGCGCGCAGTCCTACCGCCACACCCACTACGACAACAACCGCAAGGGCGTGACCGCCGACGTCGAGTGGCGGCAGACCTTCGGTGCCGTCGACAACACGATCCGTGGCGGCCTGTGGGTGGAGAAGCTGGACCGCTCGGCGCGCCGCGACTGGCACCGCCTGCTCAACGTCGGCCAGGACATCGCCTTCGACCACCAGCCGTACTGGGTGCAGTTCGAGGACAAGTACAAGGTTGATGAGCAGATGTACTACGTCGAGGATGTCGCGCGCTTCGGCCCGTTCAGCGCGCGCCTGGGCGTGAAGCAGTTCTTCGTCGACCAGTCGCGCCGCCGCGTGATCGGTGCCAATGAGCACGTGAAATCCGATTCCAAGTCCGATCCGCTGCTGTCCACCGGCTTCACCTGGGCACCGGGCGTGGAAGGCATGGAATTGTTTGCCGGCTTCTCGCAGAACTTCGCCGCCATTCCTTCCGGCGTGCTCGGCGAGACCGATCCGCAGCGCTTCCGCAATGTGGAACCGGAAACCGCCGACAACATCGAAGTCGGCATGCGCATCAGCCGCTGGCCGCTGACCGCGTCGGTCACCCTGTACAACATCAAGTTCGACAATCGCATCGTCTACCTGCCGGCCGGCTTTGTCAGCGGCATCGACTACCTGGGCGAGACCGACGGCGTCTACGAGAACTTCGGCGGCGTTGAGAGCAACGGCCTGGAAGCCGCCTTCGGCTACGGCTGGGACAATGGCTGGCGACTCAACGCTGCCTACACTTACAACCGCTCCAAGTACCTGGGCAGCGGCGATGCCGCGCGCGATACCCAGCTGGGCATCGTCGACGGCGCCAAGGTGATCGGACAGCCCGAACAGACCCTGGTGCTGTCGGCCGACTGGCAGGGCGAAAACTGGAACTTCGGCCTGTCCGGCCGCTACCTGGGCACGCGCTACCTCGATGCCGCCAACGTCAACAAGCTGCCCTCGGCCACCGTGTTCAACGCCAATATCGGCTTCGACCTGCAGGGCCTGTCGCCGCGCCTGAAGGGCATGGGTGCCAACCTGGTGGTGAGCAACCTCACCGACAAGCGGTATCTTGCAGGGGTGGATGGCCGCGACAACGCCTTCATCGGCGCACCGCGTACCGTCGGCATCTCCTTCCGTGTGGACCTGTGA